The Cicer arietinum cultivar CDC Frontier isolate Library 1 chromosome 1, Cicar.CDCFrontier_v2.0, whole genome shotgun sequence genome contains the following window.
AagagagaggaagaaagagaaaactgAATTAGGTTTAggttttcttataattttttaattttaacaaggACATTTtcgtaatttaatatttttttttgggtggCCATGGCCACCCCCTGTCACAAGGAAGCTCCGCCACTGGGTGAGAAGATTTTAAGTCGGACATTAACTTTTTCCAAAACTTTTTTGAaggttttaatatatatatggaaGGATTGAATatatgagagagaaaaaaactCTTTAGTTTGTTTCTTGAAAATGGTGAATAATAACTTTAACTTTTTACCTTCATTATTtcacacatttatttatttatttaattcaaaaatattaaatgtaaaaTCAAAATGCCACATAACAATATCTGACAGAAGCTGCATGAAGAACCAAAAGAAGGAAATATGAtatttcaatctattttttttaaatgaactaAAACCACATTGGAATACCAAAATAATgattaatcatatattttattttaagctaaattacatttgtagttcctaacttaatttcaggtaatattttagtcttttatcttttttttttcttttcgatttagtcatttattcctaataatatcaaataaagtataaaaatataaatttatttgaaaatttgcgttacgaatttgataaaatttgtattatattgaagaatataattaattttatgagttttgattgaattttttttttgaatttttgtttaaaaaaagataacgttgaaattttaaaacataaaatatcaaattgtcatttaaaattaaaataaaggactaaattgaaaaaaaaaattaaaaactaaaaccttacctgaaattaagttaaaagaccacaaatataatttagtttttattttataaaaagatattttgtgaATAAAATGTCAAATGAAAATTATCATCCTGATTGGACGACCAGGATTAGTCTATCTAGTCTAGTCTAGAATAAGATGGAAGCTACGTCGACGTCGTCTTCTGCGGTTGTCCACGTGTGAAAGTGAAATCGACTCATCAAAACGTAAAGGTCCTTAATTCCGCCACGTGTCCAGGAGTTGAAGCCTGATTGCACTGAAAGAAAAAGAGGGCCCACAAAACtgaagaaaattgaaaaaaaagaagagaagcCGAAGAAGAAGAACAGAACCATGGCAATTAATGTAATGAGTGCGTTAACGGTAACTCGGTTACTGACTCGGAACCAACTCGCCGGCAATGAAGGAATACCATTCGGATCAGTGTGGTGGTTCGTGTATGCCGGAATTTCATGTTTCCTTGTCATATTCGCCGGAATCATGTCAGGTTTAACCCTAGGTCTCATGTCTCTCGGCCTCGTTGATCTCGAGATTCTTCAGCGTAGTGGTTCTCCCTCCGAGAAAAAGCAAGCaggtttttctctttttcttctacGCTtagattttctcttttttccttttttgctTATCACGTGATCGAATTTTCCTTTAATATAATTGGATGAGGAAATTTAGAATGTTAAATTGTCAACGTGATTTtccttttttgtgtgtgttcaTGCAGCGGTTATACTTCCGGTCGTTCAAAAACAGCACCAGCTTCTGGTGACTCTGCTTTTGTGTAATGCTGCTGCTATGGAggtaattggattaaaatgtttctattttcatattaaattttgattcgGAGTTAGAATAACatagtttttatattataactcaatagataaatttttgtcGGATGCGAATTTTTTGCAAGAATTTGCCATAAGAAAGTAACCTCTTGCAAATAGTGCTTGGTGCTTAATTTAATACAGAAGTGttaaacagaagaaaaaaaaaagctgaTTAGGCAGACTAGAATAATTTGTTTGAAGTGGTCATTTGCATTTACTCTAATGTCTGAATCAGATTTTTGGATGCCAGAGACTATGTTGTGTTACTGTGTTGCGTTTTAGTAGTATTTATGACTTTATGTTTTATATTGAATCATTGACTGTATTATTTATAACTTTATGTTCGATATTGAATCATTGATTGTATTGCGTTGCATATATACTTCACATTGATTCCTAAATCATGCCTAATTTTAAACAGTTGCTAGTTTTGAAACTTGCAATTTGCAGGCACTTCCAATATACCTAGACAAACTGTTCAATCAGTTTGTTGCTATCATTCTCTCTGTGACTTTCGTTCTGTTTTTTGGGGAGGTATGTGATTTTTCCATGTTTCATGGGTCTGTGGTTTACGGTCAATATTTGCTCCCAATGAATATCATGATGTTGATTTTTTTACCCCCTTttccatttttcttctctttaaaCTATGTTTTCCACTCTGATTTCAGGTTATTCCTCAAGCAATTTGTAGTAGATATGGCCTTGCTGTAGGTGCCAACTTTGTATGGCTTGTACGAATTTTAATGATAATCTGTTATCCAGTTGCTTATCCTGTTGGAAAGGTGACTTACTATACATAGTTTGAAGTGCTGGCTCTTTTAGTATATGTTTATGTGGTTGGTTTAGGCATTTGTGTGCATGAGTtatatttctttcattttcattggaTAATCAGTATAATATAATTAACGTCCAACACTGAAgcattcttttaaaccaaacaaGACTACtgaaataacttattttttatatgcCTGAACATTCACTTCTGTGAGTAAGTTTTCTCACATTTGATGAAAATGTGAGTGTTGAACAACATATAGCTGACTGGATCCATATACCCAGTGTTTTAGGTTTCCCTGGCGACCTAATATTTAGTTTGTTAGCAGATGAACAATGTCTTAGGTATTCCTTTTGGCTGAAAACAGGTCATTAGCCTTTTATCTTTTCTAAGTCAAATAACCTTTCAAAATGTTTGTGTCAGctcaacttttattttaattaattgttttgattttaatgaTGCCTCAAGGGTTTCTTGTTCTTATTGATATTTGTCCAGGTTCTAGATCGGCTATTAGGACACAATGAGGCACTGTTTAGGCGAGCCCAATTAAAAGCTCTTGTCTCCATCCATAGTAAGGAGGTATTAAAGTAAcagttttattgtgatttaatttaaaaatcaccTGAAGTTACCAAATTATATTACCATTATAGTTATGGGTGTTTGATTATCAAATGTTGGATTTCTTGTTTTCAGGCTGGTAAAGGTGGCGAGCTTACGCACGATGAGACAACAATTATTAGCGGAGCTCTAGATTTGACTGAAAAGGTATACCCAGTATCCATCCACTATATGATGTTGAATGTCAACCTATTTATTAATGTTTCATTATGTGACAGTccattacaatacacattgatgaTGAAATGTGTAACCATGTGAAGTTTGCTTAGTGAATATGGTAATTTTTAACTGGTTTGTGTCTTCTATTTGGGGATGCTAGGAATGGTCAAGGGTTGTGGACATGGAATGGGGAACTAGGGTATATTAAGAGGGAATCTGAAACAGTTTATTTGGGTTTGTCTTATGACATAAACAGTCTGGAAGAGCTTATAAAAAGATCTTATTTTATGCCCATAATTTGTATTTAGCTTATTTTCTATTCCTCAAGACAACGGATAGAAATGAATTTTGTAGAGCTTAAGTGGAATTTAAGTTCATTCTCTCTTTGAATGTAAAACAACATATACATACGCTCTTATTGATAAGTAGTTATTGAATAAATACTTAATAAAGTTGCTTATTGCCTTATCTTTTCAAAACTTTTCTGAGTCTTATCAAAGTATCATGGCTTCTTGGTTCAAATTAGACCATTCACATCCAGTGATCTTGTATTCTCTCTAAATATTGCTACTGAAGTAACAATgccaattataaggaagggggtttgaattataattgccccttttaaaaaaattcctgtttaaaactgaaacttcaactcaagattgatcttggttataacgaagattgatcttggttagtaaaaaacaacaatatcaaatgttatcaatataaaatctgATTGTCACACataaagtaaatagagatagagataaagAGATTACACAcgcatatatcctggttcacccaaacacgggttacgtctagtcctcacaaatgtgagattttccactatgtgctcaaaggcaagattgttcttggttgTCACACTATTTTTCatagatcaatcttgatctttacacattttctacccttctacctagaaaggatttactcagttctaccttactatttcagaaaggattttgcgagttacctttcaaaacatgaaaggatttttacaaaacaCTCAAGtttatgttaacaaaataaccttgagttacaaagtggtgattttgagaaTGTTTAGAATCTggatatttactcaactcttgtttgagaaatagattctgtaaatagaactcagttgatactgattctaacacaacacaaagattaaaaacagCAAGCTTTAAGAATGATAAcgagacacttgagtatgattgaatgattgatgcttttcttggcactttgagttgtgttttgttctttatCTTTAAGCTGTATTTATAAGCTTCAATAGACCTTTAGGACAGCTCATATGTCCGTTGAAATAGAGCCAGTTGTCATTAAGGAGTGGTTGGAAAAAGCCAATCATAAAGCAAGAGTGATTATGCTAAATCcaggaacgttcttgacatccaagatcgttcttcgaaTTTGTTGGTGATGAGCTGACTTGTACTTGTGATTGTGTCAGTTGTCTGAGATGATTTTCTTGCTTTTCAGTCACGTGTGTAGGTCTAGATTGACAGTACAATCAGCAGTGT
Protein-coding sequences here:
- the LOC101499717 gene encoding DUF21 domain-containing protein At4g14240-like isoform X7, with the protein product MAINVMSALTVTRLLTRNQLAGNEGIPFGSVWWFVYAGISCFLVIFAGIMSGLTLGLMSLGLVDLEILQRSGSPSEKKQAAVILPVVQKQHQLLVTLLLCNAAAMEALPIYLDKLFNQFVAIILSVTFVLFFGEVIPQAICSRYGLAVGANFVWLVRILMIICYPVAYPVGKVLDRLLGHNEALFRRAQLKALVSIHSKEAGKGGELTHDETTIISGALDLTEKTAVEAMTPIESTFSLDVNSKFDWEAMGKILARGHSRVPVYSGNPKNIIGLLLVKSLLTVRPETETPVSAVSIRRIPRRVLCP
- the LOC101499717 gene encoding DUF21 domain-containing protein At4g14240-like isoform X6 → MAINVMSALTVTRLLTRNQLAGNEGIPFGSVWWFVYAGISCFLVIFAGIMSGLTLGLMSLGLVDLEILQRSGSPSEKKQAAVILPVVQKQHQLLVTLLLCNAAAMEALPIYLDKLFNQFVAIILSVTFVLFFGEVIPQAICSRYGLAVGANFVWLVRILMIICYPVAYPVGKVLDRLLGHNEALFRRAQLKALVSIHSKEAGKGGELTHDETTIISGALDLTEKTAVEAMTPIESTFSLDVNSKFDWEAMGKILARGHSRVPVYSGNPKNIIGLLLVKSLLTVRPETETPVSAVSIRRIPRCSSSRYASV
- the LOC101499717 gene encoding DUF21 domain-containing protein At4g14240-like isoform X5; its protein translation is MAINVMSALTVTRLLTRNQLAGNEGIPFGSVWWFVYAGISCFLVIFAGIMSGLTLGLMSLGLVDLEILQRSGSPSEKKQAAVILPVVQKQHQLLVTLLLCNAAAMEALPIYLDKLFNQFVAIILSVTFVLFFGEVIPQAICSRYGLAVGANFVWLVRILMIICYPVAYPVGKVLDRLLGHNEALFRRAQLKALVSIHSKEAGKGGELTHDETTIISGALDLTEKTAVEAMTPIESTFSLDVNSKFDWEAMGKILARGHSRVPVYSGNPKNIIGLLLVKSLLTVRPETETPVSAVSIRRIPRCKSPLPLKLGLYIGSIYVEI